In Pseudomonas sp. LRP2-20, the genomic window CCTGCAGGGTCTTCTGCACGGCCGGTCGGCTGGCTACGCGCTTCTGGAACTGCGCCACAGTCGGCCAGGGCGTAAGGTCAATGCCCAGCATGGGCGCCCAGTTGACGATGGTGAACAGGTAGGCATCGGCCACGCTGAAGGCCTTGCCGGTGAGGTAGTCCTTGCCTTGCAAGGCCTTCTCCAAAGCCCAGGCGTTTGCCGAAGGTATCGAGGGTCCTGCTCTTGGCCTCTGCGCTGATGCTGGGGTTGAACAGGGCTCCGAGGGTCTTGTGCAGTTCGGTGCCGATGAAGTTCAGCCATTCCTGCACCCGCACGCGCCCCAGCGAGCCCGCCGCTGGCAGCAGGTTGGCCTGGGGTTTCTGCTCGGCAAGGTACTGGACGATGGCCGGGCCCTCAGTCAGGACTTCGCCGTTATCCAGTTGCAGGGCTGGCACGTAGCCCTTGGCATTGAGCGTGTAGAAATCCGCGCCGCTGGCGGTGGTGTGGGTCTTGAGGTCGACTTTCTCGACGGTGTAGGGCAGGTCCAGTTCGTTGAGTACGATGTGCGGCGAGAGTGAACAGGCACCTGGCGAATAAAAGAGCTTCATTGTCTTCTCCCATTGCGTGGGTCAGCCGCGGGGCGGCAGCGAGGTGAGGCACTGTGCAGCATTCAGGTTATGCCACCTGAGCGGGATCTCAAGCCAGCCAGTGACCAGCGGCAAGTGACTGCCAGCCGAATCATTGCTCACCCAGCATTTCCCGCGCCAGGGTCAAGCGGCGGGTGTGGAAGTCGTACGCATAGAGTTCGGCATAGCGCCCCCATTCGATGGCCACCTTGAGCACGCGCTCGGCTTCCTCGGCGTCCATGTATTCGGTCAGGCGGTCGAGCACGGTCTTTTCCAGCAGGCCGGCGGGTTCCAGGTGAAGGCTGTCGAGGATGTAGCCGATCAGCGATACCCGGCCCTTGCACTGGCGCGCGAAGAGGTCCTGGCGCCGCGCCTGGCGGGCGGCGACGTAGTGGCGGCCCTGGCGCGTGAGGCGGATGTCGCCCTCGATCACCTGGGCGAAGCCGAGCAGGCCCAGGGCCTCGTATATCGGGAACAGCACCTCGTCGGGCAGCTCGGTTTCCTCAGCCAGGTGCGGCAGGTCGGCCTCGCCGTTGAACGGCTCGCCGGCGATCAGTTCGAGCACGCTTTCCATTCGCGCGATGTCGGCGCCGGGCAGCCGGTAGCCCAGCTCCACGGCCGGCGGCGCCCCAGCGGCGGCGATGGCTTCGGGGCGCTGGGTCATCAGTGCGTAGACCTCGTCGACCAGCGCGCGGACCTCGGCCGAATCGGCATTGCGCGGGCGCGGCAGGTCGATGTGCAGCTCCGAGCGCACCCGGCCCGGGTCGCTGGAGAGGATCAGGATGCGGTCGGCCATCATCACCGTTTCCTCGATGTTGTGCGACACCACCAGGATGCTGCGGGTGGTGATGCGGTGCTCTTCCCAGAGCTCGAGCATGTCGTCGCGCAGGGTTTCGCCGGTGAGCACGTCGAGCGCCGAGAAGGCCTCGTCCATCAGCAGCACCTCGGGGTTCATCACCAGGGCGCGGGCAATGCCCACGCGCTGGCGCATGCCGCCGGACAGTTCGCGCGGCAGCGCGCCGCCGAAACCTGCCAGGCCGATCAGCTCCAGCGCCGCGCCGGCCAGGCGCTCGCGCTCGGCCGGGGTCACGCCCTGGGCTTCCAGGCCGAGCTCGACGTTCTGCTGCACGGTCAGCCAGGGGAACAGCGCGAAGGTCTGGAAGACCATGGCCACGCCGCCCACCGGCCCATGGATCGGCCGGCCATGGTACTTGACGGTACCGCGGTCGGCGCCGACCAGGCCGGCGATGATCCGCAGCAGGGTCGACTTGCCCGAGCCAGAGCGGCCCAGCAGGGCGACGATCTCACGCTCGCGCAGGTGGAAGTCGACGCCTTCGAGGACGGTGCGCGGGGTGCCGTCGGAGGCCTGGAAGGCCTTGCTCACGCCCTTGAGTTCGATCAGCAGTGGTTTCATGGCAGGTCCTCAACGACGGCTTTCGGCGAGCAGGTACAGGCGGCGCCAGAAGAAGCGGTTCAGCAGCATCACGTAGATACACATCACACCGATGCCCAAAGCTATGCGGTGGAAGTCGCCGGCGTCGGTCATCTGCTTGATGTAGCTGCCCAGGCCGTCTGCCACCAGTGAGGTGTCGCCCCAGCTGACGTACTCGGCGACGATGCTGGCGTTCCACGAGCCGCCACTGGCGGTGATGGCGCCCGTGACGAAGCTGGGGAACACCGCCGGCAGGTACACGCGCTTCCATTTCAGCCAGCCGCGCAGGCCAAGGTTGTCGGCGGCCAGGCGCAGTTCGTAGGGGATGCTGGCCGCGCCTGCGACCACGTTGAACAGGATGTACCACTGCGTGCCGAAGACCATCAGCGGGCTCAGCCAGATGTTCGGGCTGAGCTCAAAATGCACCAGCAGCAACACCACCAGCGGGAACAGCAGGTTGACCGGGAAGGCGGCAAGAAACTGCGCCAGCGCCTGGACCTTCTGCGAGTAGCGAGGGCGCAGGCCGATCCAGATCGACAGCGGCACCCACACCAGCGAAGCAAGGCCGATCAGCAGCATCACCCGGCACAGGGTGATCAGGCCCAGGCCGAGCACATGCAGGGCTTCGCCCCAGCCGACGTCCTGATGCACGAACAGCCCCAGGCGCAAGAAGGCGAAGGCGCAGGCCAGCACCAGGATGAGGTCCCAGGCCCGCGGCCACCAGGCGGGCAGGCGCAGCCACTGGCGCCGTGCCACGGTGCCGTCGCGGCCCCCGGCAAACCAGCCCATGGCGTTCTGCAAACCCATCGCCAGCCACCCACTGAAGGCGCTCAACCAACGGCTGCGACGGGCCACGTCAAGCACCCAGGAACGCTGTGCGGTGTCGCCCTGGGTGTCTTCGAAGCGGAAGCGGTCGGCCCAGGCCAGCAGGGGGCGGAAGAACAGCTGGTCGTAAAGCAGGATGCCGGTGAGCATCGCGCCGATGGCCCAGGCAATGGCAGCAAGGTTGCGCTGGTCGATGGCCACGGCGATGTACGAGCCGATGCCGGGCAGCTTGATGTCCTGCCCGGCCACCGAGATGGCCTCGGCGGCGACCAGGAAGAACCAGCCACCGGACATCGACATCATCATGTTCCACAGCAGGCCGGGCATGGCAAAAGGCAGCTCCAGGCGCCAGAAGCGTTGCCAGGCCGAGAGGCGGAAGACCCGCGCGGCCTCGTTCAGTTCGGGCGGCACGGTGCGGAACGACTGGTACAGGCTCAGCGCCATGTTCCATGCCTGCGAGGTGAAGATGGCGAAGATCGCCGCGCATTCCACGCCCAGCAGGTTGCCCGGAAACAGCGCAATGAAGGGCGCGATGGCGATGGCCTGGAAGCCCAGGATGGGCACCGACTGGAGCACGTCCAGCAGTGGGATCATGGCCTTCTCGGCGGCGCGATACTTGGCCGCCAGCGCGGCGAACACAAAGGCGAACAGCAGCGAGAAGCCCAGCGCGATGAACATCCGCAGGATGGTGCGCATCAGGTAATAGGGCAGGTTGACCGGATCGAGGGATATCGGCAGCGCCTCGCCGACCACGAACGGCCGGCTCATCTGCATCGCGCCATAGGCGGCGAGCACCAGCAAGACCAGCACCAGCGGCAGGAGGATCCAGTCCCAGCGATTGGGCGCGGCGTCACGCAGGCCTGGCGACGGGTTGAACAGGCGGGCCATGAACAGGTCTCGATCGTCAGGATGTGGAATGGGCGGATGCCACAACGTGAGCCAGTATGGTTCACGTGGCTGGCAGGTCAATGTGTCGAAAGCGGACGGTCAGATGGAGGTAGCCACGCTGTTCGGATAAGGTTCGGTTGTCCGAAATGGAATGTCACGTGAAGGCACGAGGGTCATGGGTAACTTTTTTGATAAGTATGGAATGCACTTCAGATGACTGGTGAAACATTTGCCCCTTTCCAGGCCCTCGCCGCCGCGTTGCTGAAAAGCCTGCCGGCTGGCCAGCAAGACGGCTCCCATGATCTGTCCCATATCCATCGCGTGTGGGTCAACGCGCAGCGGATCCAGCGGGTGGAAGGCGGCGATCTGGAGGTGCTGCTGGCTGCGACGGTGCTGCATGACTGCGTCGCCGTGGAAAAGAACTCGCCACTGCGTGACCAGGCATCGACGCTGTCCGCGGACAAGGCTGCGTCGATCCTGGCTGGCGTGGGTTGGTCTGCGCAGCGTATCGAGCAGGTGGCACATGCCGTCAAGGCCCACAGCTACTCGGCCGGTTTCGAACCTGAGACGCTTGAGGCCAAGATCCTCCAGGACAGTGATAGGCTGGATGCCTTGGGTGCGTTGGGTATTGCCCGGTGTTTCTACACGGCTGGGCGAATGGGCTCGGCGTTATACGACTTCGAGAACCCCGGTGCGCAGGGCAGGGCGTATCGAGATACGGCCTATGCGATCGAGCACTTTCAAACCAAGCTGCTGAAACTTGCCTCAGGTTTCACAACCGGCGAAGGAGCTCGGCTGGCTGCCGAGCGCCATGGGCGGCTCGAGGCATTTCTTGCAGATTTCATGGAAGAGGTGGGCGCGAGCCAGGGCAACGCTGTGTGCGCTGACGGTTGCCGATAATCTCACCATTCAATCGCTCGCCCGTCCCACGCCCAGAACCCTCCGCTGTCCGTGGGCCCCAACCGTCCCACCTGCTCGATGACGCATTGCGCCGCGAACGCAGGGTCAAACAGCTTGCCCGCTGGCACATTTCCTTGAAACGGCCGCGACAGCTGCGTGTCGGTGGTCCCGGGATGCAGCGCCAGCACCGTGGCCGCCGGGTTCAGCCGCCTCAGCTCGATACTGGCCGTATGCAGCAGCTGATTGAGCGCTGCCTTGCTGGCCCGATAGCTGTACCAACCGCCCAGGCGGTTATCGCCGATCGATCCAACTCTGGCTGACAGCGCGGCAAAGGTGGCGGGCTCCTTGCGCAGCAAGGGCAACAGGTGTTTGAGCAGCAGTATCGGTGCGAAGGCATTGCTCGCGAAACTCGCCTGCAGGCCGGCAAGATCCAGTTGCGCCAATGATTTTTCCGCCTTGGCGCCGTCCTGCTGGAGGATGCCCAAGGTGCTGATGACCAGGTGAAGGTGGTCGCAGGCATGCCTAAGCTCAGCTGCCAGTGCCGCGAGCGCTTGTTCGTCTCGCGCGTCGCAATCCACCAGCACCAGGCGCTCGCCGTGTTGGCTGGCGAGTTCTGCAAGCGCCTCATTGCCCTTGGCGTTGCGTGAGACGGCCCAGAGCCTGGCCACCTCATCATCGGCCAGCAGTGCCGTACACAGCGCCAAGCCTATGCCTCGGCTTGCGCCGCCTATCAGGACATTGGCTTGGCCATTCAGGTTGGGTATCAGGCTCATGCAGTACCTCACGCGGCAGTGGGCAAAATCAGCTCGATCGTTTGTTGGATCAATGTCAGTCTGGCATTGAACTCGGCCTGTGACGCGCTACGCTTTGGGCAAGAATCCTTTCTTTGCCAAACCTCCGCCTTTCAATGGAGTGAGCAAATGATTCGCAAACCCCTGCTTGTGATTGTCATCGCTGTCCTGCTGGCGGGCTGTGGCGATGATTCTTCCCACTACGCGGTGTCCGATGAACACTGCCAGCCCGATCGTTTGAAGACCCTCCCCAACAATCCCAACCGGGATACGCTGGTCGAGAAGTGCATGCCTCGGCAATCCCCCTGAGGCTGCAGCCAGGGTTTTGCGGCCCATCGTCGGTCCGCTCTCATAGCACTGCACGCATTGAATTAGCAGGGACACTGTGAGAGCTACTGTCTTGCTCAATTTCTAAAAGCTGGCGCGGTCCCTGTGGGAGCGGGCTTGCCCGCGAACACCGGCGCAGCCGGTGCCATGCACCGCGTTGGATTCTTCGCGGCTAAAGCCGCTCTCACAGGGTATGCGGACCGCTTGCGAACCCAGTTCTCTACGCGACAGCGCAGCCCCAATGGCCTCCCTGTTCAATGGCCTTTCACTACCGATGCCGAGTCGCGACTGGCAATGAGTAAGCCTTCGAAAACGCCATTTTCATTTTGTGGATCCACAAAAATGGTTATCCAATGATTTGAATTGACTTTTAATCGATTTATGCCTTTCAATGGATCCACAAAAACAAAATCCATGGAGAGCTTCATGTACCCGAAAAACGCCTGGTATGTCGCCTGCACACCTGACGAAATTGCCGAGAAGCCCTTGGGTCGGCAGATCTGTGGCGAAAAAATGGTGTTCTACCGTGGCCTTGAGAAGCAGGTCCACGCGGTCGAGGATTTCTGCCCGCACCGTGGCGCGCCGCTGTCCCTGGGCTATGTCGAAAATGGCCAGCTGGTTTGTGGCTACCACGGCCTGGTGATGGGGTGTGACGGCAAGACCGTGTCGATGCCCGGCCAGCGCGTTCGCGGTTTCCCGTGCAACAAGACCTACGCCGCCGTCGAGCGGCATGGCTTCATCTGGGTATGGCCGGGCGACCAGGACAAGGCCGATCCCGCCACCATCTGCCACCTGGAATGGGCCGAGAACGAGCAGTGGGCCTACGGCGGCGGCTTGTTCCACATCAAGTGCGACTATCGCCTGATGATCGACAACCTCATGGACTTGACCCACGAAACCTACGTTCACGCTTCCAGCATCGGCCAGAAAGAGATCGATGAAGCCCCGCCGGTGACCACGGTCAATGGCGATGAGGTGGTCACTGCCCGGCACATGGAGAACATCATGGCCCCGCCGTTCTGGCGCATGGCCTTGCGTGGCAACAACCTGCCTGACGATCAGCCGGTCGACCGCTGGCAGATCTGCCGTTTTACCCCGCCCAGCCACGTGCTGATCGAAGTGGGCGTGGCCCTGGCCGGCAAGGGCGGTTACGACGCAGCGCCCGAGCACAAGGCATCGAGCATCGTGGTCGACTTCATCACCCCGGAGACTGAAACCTCCATCCACTACTTCTGGGGCATGGCGCGCAGCTTCAACCCACAGGATAAGGCCTTGACGGCCAGCATCCGCGAAGGGCAGGGGAAGATCTTCAGCGAAGACCTCGACATGCTCGAACAGCAGCAGGCGAACCTGCTGGCCAACCCGCAGCGCAATCTGCTCAAGCTCAACATCGACGCCGGTGGCGTGCAGTCGCGCAAGGTCCTGGAGCGGCTGCTCGCCGAGGAGCAGGCGCAGGTGACGCCGCAGTTGATCGCAACTGCCCAGTAACCCCCTGTCGATGTCGCGCACGGCCACCGCAGTGGCCGTCTACGGAAGGTGCACCATGATTGAAGTTGTCGTTAATTCCCGAAACCATGAAGCCGAAGGCATCTGCAGCTACGAATTGACCTGCGCCCAGGGCAACCCCTTGCCCGCGTTCAGCGCCGGCGCGCATATCGACGTGCACCTGCCCGGTGGGCTGGTGCGCCAGTACTCACTGTGCAACCACCCCCAGGAACGCCACCGCTACCTGATCGGCGTGCTCAACGACGCCGCTTCACGCGGTGGTTCGCGCTGCCTGCACGAGCAGGTCCAGGCCGGGCAACGGCTGCGCATCAGTGCGCCGCGCAACCTCTTCGAGCTGGTGCCAGGTGCCACGCGCAGCCTGCTGTTCGCCGGTGGTATCGGCATTACGCCGATACTCTGCATGGCCGAGCAGCTGTGGCTGCAGGGCGACCTGTTCGAACTGCACTACTGCGCGCGCTCAAGCGAGCGGGCGGCGTTTCTCGAGCGTTTGGCCGGCGCGCCATTCGCCAGCCAGGTGCACCTGCACTTCGACGAAAACCCCGAGTCACGTCTGGATGCGGCGCAGGTGCTGGCGCGGCCAGGGGCTGATGATCATCTGTATGTGTGCGGCCCGACCGGGTTCATGCAGCATGTGCTGGACACTGCCCGCGACCAGGGTTGGCCCCAGGCGCAACTGCACCGGGAGTACTTCGCCGCCACACCGGTCGACACCGGCAACGATGGTGCGTTCTCGGTCAGGCTCGGCAGCACCGGGCAAGTGTTCGAAATCCCGGCGGACAAGACGGTGGTCCAGGTGCTGGAAAGCCACGGGGTGTCGATTGCCGTTTCCTGCGAGCAAGGGGTGTGCGGCACCTGCCTGACACGGGTGCTGGACGGGGTGCCGGAGCACCGCGACCTGTACCTGACCGAGGACGAACAGGCGGCCAACGACCAGTTCACCCCATGCTGCTCCCGCGCCAAGTCCGCAGTGCTGGTGCTGGACCTGTAAGCCAGCAGACTAGTCGCTTCTGGAAATCACCTGTACCCCGCCCGCTGCGCTGGCTGCACCAAACACTTCGGCGTAGCGCAGCGTGGCGTTGGCGTGTTCACGCATGATGCCTTCGGCGCGCGCGCCCTGGCGGCTGCGCAGTGCATCCACCAGCGAGTGGTGCTGCATGTGGGCGAAGTTGAAGCGGCGATACTCGCGCGCCATGTCGTGGCGGTCGAAGGCCAGCGCCGACACGGAAGCGAAAGGGCGATGGTCATTGCGTGCCAGGGCCTCGGCAATGGCAGGGTTGCCGCTGCTTTCGACGATCACCTGGTGAAAGCGCAGGTTCAGGTCGTGGAAGCGCTCGAGGTCTTGCTCGGTGATGTAGCCCTTGTCGAACAGCGCGTCACCCTGATCCAGGCATTGCTGCAGCGTGGCCAGGGCCTCAGGTGCCAGGCCGCGCTCGGCGCACTGCCGCGCCGCCAGGCCCTCCAGCACACCGCGCACTTCCACGGCCCCGGTGATGTCCTCGACGCTCAAGGCCCTGACTTGAAAACCCTTGCCACCGTGGCGCACCAGCAGGCCTTCCTGCTCGAGAGTGCGAAACGCCATGCGCACCGGCATCCGTGAGACGCCGAAGCGCTCGGCAGTAGGGACCTCCATCAAGCGCTCGCCACCAGCCAGTTCGCCGGAAGCGATCATCTTGCGCAGGGCGACCAGGATGGTCTGGCCGTGTTTGCTCATTGCAGGCGACCTCGGAAAAGAGGCCGCCATGTTAGCGCAACGAATCAAGGCTGTGCAGGTAGGGCAGCGCGGGTTGCATGCCGCCCCAGGGCCGCCAGGTTCAGGCGTTGGACAGTGCGCTGGGTTGTCGCGCCTCGGGCCGAGGGTTGAACAGCAGCAACGCCGCTGCGGCGATCACGAACACCACGGCGAACACGCCATACAGGTGCAAGGGTTGCCAGCCATCGTCAAGCAGCAGCCCGGCAATACTGGGTGAGAGGATCGCACCGATGCGGCCGATGCCAATCCCCCAGCCCACGCCAGTGGCGCGCACCGACGGGCCGTAGAGCATCGGTGACAGTGCATACAGCCCTGCAACGCAGCCATTGGCGGCCAGGCCGATCAGCAAACCCAGGGCCAGGGCGAATGTCACCGAAGTGGCCGTGCAGGCAAACAGCACCAGCAGCCCGGCGGTGACCAGCATGAACAGCGAGAGTACCGTTGCCAATCGCCAGCGCGATGCCAGCAGGCCGATCAGGGCCGCGCCGACGATGCCGCCGACACTGAGCAGCACCCCGCCGCTGACGCCCTGTTGGGCGGACAGCCCGGCGGACGCCAGCAATTTCGGTGTCCAGCTCATGACGAAGTAGAAGCCGGACATCACCAGGAAGAACAAGCCCCATAGCAGCAGGGTGGTGCCCCGTGCCTCGGCGCTGAGCAACTGCAGCAGGGCGCTGCGCTGGGCTGCCGGTGAGGCCGCTGCGGCAGGCGGAAAGGCGCCTGGGGCAGGCTGGCCGAGCTGGATGGCCAGGCGGTCGAGCTTTGCCACG contains:
- a CDS encoding nitrate/sulfonate/bicarbonate ABC transporter ATP-binding protein, whose translation is MKPLLIELKGVSKAFQASDGTPRTVLEGVDFHLREREIVALLGRSGSGKSTLLRIIAGLVGADRGTVKYHGRPIHGPVGGVAMVFQTFALFPWLTVQQNVELGLEAQGVTPAERERLAGAALELIGLAGFGGALPRELSGGMRQRVGIARALVMNPEVLLMDEAFSALDVLTGETLRDDMLELWEEHRITTRSILVVSHNIEETVMMADRILILSSDPGRVRSELHIDLPRPRNADSAEVRALVDEVYALMTQRPEAIAAAGAPPAVELGYRLPGADIARMESVLELIAGEPFNGEADLPHLAEETELPDEVLFPIYEALGLLGFAQVIEGDIRLTRQGRHYVAARQARRQDLFARQCKGRVSLIGYILDSLHLEPAGLLEKTVLDRLTEYMDAEEAERVLKVAIEWGRYAELYAYDFHTRRLTLAREMLGEQ
- a CDS encoding ABC transporter permease — encoded protein: MARLFNPSPGLRDAAPNRWDWILLPLVLVLLVLAAYGAMQMSRPFVVGEALPISLDPVNLPYYLMRTILRMFIALGFSLLFAFVFAALAAKYRAAEKAMIPLLDVLQSVPILGFQAIAIAPFIALFPGNLLGVECAAIFAIFTSQAWNMALSLYQSFRTVPPELNEAARVFRLSAWQRFWRLELPFAMPGLLWNMMMSMSGGWFFLVAAEAISVAGQDIKLPGIGSYIAVAIDQRNLAAIAWAIGAMLTGILLYDQLFFRPLLAWADRFRFEDTQGDTAQRSWVLDVARRSRWLSAFSGWLAMGLQNAMGWFAGGRDGTVARRQWLRLPAWWPRAWDLILVLACAFAFLRLGLFVHQDVGWGEALHVLGLGLITLCRVMLLIGLASLVWVPLSIWIGLRPRYSQKVQALAQFLAAFPVNLLFPLVVLLLVHFELSPNIWLSPLMVFGTQWYILFNVVAGAASIPYELRLAADNLGLRGWLKWKRVYLPAVFPSFVTGAITASGGSWNASIVAEYVSWGDTSLVADGLGSYIKQMTDAGDFHRIALGIGVMCIYVMLLNRFFWRRLYLLAESRR
- a CDS encoding HD domain-containing protein; translation: MTGETFAPFQALAAALLKSLPAGQQDGSHDLSHIHRVWVNAQRIQRVEGGDLEVLLAATVLHDCVAVEKNSPLRDQASTLSADKAASILAGVGWSAQRIEQVAHAVKAHSYSAGFEPETLEAKILQDSDRLDALGALGIARCFYTAGRMGSALYDFENPGAQGRAYRDTAYAIEHFQTKLLKLASGFTTGEGARLAAERHGRLEAFLADFMEEVGASQGNAVCADGCR
- a CDS encoding SDR family NAD(P)-dependent oxidoreductase, whose protein sequence is MSLIPNLNGQANVLIGGASRGIGLALCTALLADDEVARLWAVSRNAKGNEALAELASQHGERLVLVDCDARDEQALAALAAELRHACDHLHLVISTLGILQQDGAKAEKSLAQLDLAGLQASFASNAFAPILLLKHLLPLLRKEPATFAALSARVGSIGDNRLGGWYSYRASKAALNQLLHTASIELRRLNPAATVLALHPGTTDTQLSRPFQGNVPAGKLFDPAFAAQCVIEQVGRLGPTDSGGFWAWDGRAIEW
- the trbK gene encoding entry exclusion lipoprotein TrbK; translation: MIRKPLLVIVIAVLLAGCGDDSSHYAVSDEHCQPDRLKTLPNNPNRDTLVEKCMPRQSP
- a CDS encoding aromatic ring-hydroxylating oxygenase subunit alpha gives rise to the protein MYPKNAWYVACTPDEIAEKPLGRQICGEKMVFYRGLEKQVHAVEDFCPHRGAPLSLGYVENGQLVCGYHGLVMGCDGKTVSMPGQRVRGFPCNKTYAAVERHGFIWVWPGDQDKADPATICHLEWAENEQWAYGGGLFHIKCDYRLMIDNLMDLTHETYVHASSIGQKEIDEAPPVTTVNGDEVVTARHMENIMAPPFWRMALRGNNLPDDQPVDRWQICRFTPPSHVLIEVGVALAGKGGYDAAPEHKASSIVVDFITPETETSIHYFWGMARSFNPQDKALTASIREGQGKIFSEDLDMLEQQQANLLANPQRNLLKLNIDAGGVQSRKVLERLLAEEQAQVTPQLIATAQ
- a CDS encoding PDR/VanB family oxidoreductase; amino-acid sequence: MIEVVVNSRNHEAEGICSYELTCAQGNPLPAFSAGAHIDVHLPGGLVRQYSLCNHPQERHRYLIGVLNDAASRGGSRCLHEQVQAGQRLRISAPRNLFELVPGATRSLLFAGGIGITPILCMAEQLWLQGDLFELHYCARSSERAAFLERLAGAPFASQVHLHFDENPESRLDAAQVLARPGADDHLYVCGPTGFMQHVLDTARDQGWPQAQLHREYFAATPVDTGNDGAFSVRLGSTGQVFEIPADKTVVQVLESHGVSIAVSCEQGVCGTCLTRVLDGVPEHRDLYLTEDEQAANDQFTPCCSRAKSAVLVLDL
- a CDS encoding GntR family transcriptional regulator, with the protein product MSKHGQTILVALRKMIASGELAGGERLMEVPTAERFGVSRMPVRMAFRTLEQEGLLVRHGGKGFQVRALSVEDITGAVEVRGVLEGLAARQCAERGLAPEALATLQQCLDQGDALFDKGYITEQDLERFHDLNLRFHQVIVESSGNPAIAEALARNDHRPFASVSALAFDRHDMAREYRRFNFAHMQHHSLVDALRSRQGARAEGIMREHANATLRYAEVFGAASAAGGVQVISRSD
- a CDS encoding MFS transporter — translated: MNQCLREVINEHPMRPFQYLAIGVCIVLNMIDGFDVLVMAFTASSVASEWNLNGAQVGLLLSAGLFGMAAGSLFIAPWADRFGRRPLILCCLALSGIGMLLSAHTQTPLQLALLRGLTGLGIGGILASSNVIAGEYANKRWRGLAVSLQSTGYALGATFGGLLSVWLLTHFGWRSVFTVGGWATLATLPVVMLCLPESLDFLLAKRPAKGVAKLDRLAIQLGQPAPGAFPPAAAASPAAQRSALLQLLSAEARGTTLLLWGLFFLVMSGFYFVMSWTPKLLASAGLSAQQGVSGGVLLSVGGIVGAALIGLLASRWRLATVLSLFMLVTAGLLVLFACTATSVTFALALGLLIGLAANGCVAGLYALSPMLYGPSVRATGVGWGIGIGRIGAILSPSIAGLLLDDGWQPLHLYGVFAVVFVIAAAALLLFNPRPEARQPSALSNA